The genomic region TTCCAACCAAGAATGGGATAACCGGAGCCACGATCCTCATGATATTTGCCATAGTGGGCCTTCTGGGGGTGGTGCCATCACTTATCTTTTTACAATCTGTGGCATTACCATCTCTGACCTTTGTTAGGCCAGGGCCTCCTCCGTCACCCTCATCTCTGATACTGTTGGGAATCTTGGCTATAGCCCTCTTGATCTTCGCTATAGTAGGATTTGTTGGGCTCGTCTTAGTCATCATAAGCGAGTATTCCCTTGGAACTAGGTACGGAGAGGGATTCATTAAGCTTGGATCGATCCTTCAGGTAATTCCTTTCCTCAATTTTATTGGATATATTCTACTCTACCTTGGATTTTCTAACTCAGTTAACAAGGTGAGATCAGGGACCTTTCAAGCTCCCCAACAATCTCAACCGGTTTATCAGGTAGGCCTGGGCACCCTCTCACCGAGCGGGGTAGCTAGGTTCACGCTGTACTCTGTAAGGAGTGTGAGTATAACCTCCGCGTCGCTTGGGTTGCTCAATCAACAGGTCGTGGCTCAATCAATTTCCACGTC from Metallosphaera sedula DSM 5348 harbors:
- a CDS encoding DUF973 family protein; amino-acid sequence: MNFNQIEVESLSRLKTSAFLGILGSVIVAVYSITYYLVFLPNALVQGQVQPLPITRFLIIPNIVVDLIAGVIQLLVFYHARQGFKGLSSLNIPTKNGITGATILMIFAIVGLLGVVPSLIFLQSVALPSLTFVRPGPPPSPSSLILLGILAIALLIFAIVGFVGLVLVIISEYSLGTRYGEGFIKLGSILQVIPFLNFIGYILLYLGFSNSVNKVRSGTFQAPQQSQPVYQVGLGTLSPSGVARFTLYSVRSVSITSASLGLLNQQVVAQSISTSNLNPGTNVIEVNFGPLQLMAGSYYVDLTLSDGTSVRVYVVLSSSS